The following are from one region of the Salinirussus salinus genome:
- a CDS encoding aldo/keto reductase, with amino-acid sequence MALDLPGMGLGTSGNTDPETCRETVVEALEMGYRHIDTAQMYDNEDAVGEGIAAADVDRDGVVLATKVHPSNLAYEDAKRTAEESLDRLGVDSVDLLYVHWPMNAYDPEDTLRAMDELHEEGLTRHVGLSNFTPDLLDEARGLLEAPVAAHQVECHPLLPQEELRAYAREHGHPLVAYCPLGRAQLEHPVLEEVADKHGVSTPLVSLLWCLAQDSVVPIPKATGDHVRENWEARDLELDDADLERLDAIDERQRIIDPENAAWNR; translated from the coding sequence ATGGCGCTCGACCTGCCCGGGATGGGGCTCGGAACCTCGGGGAACACGGACCCGGAGACCTGCCGTGAGACCGTTGTGGAGGCGCTTGAGATGGGGTACCGGCACATCGACACCGCCCAGATGTACGACAACGAGGACGCCGTCGGCGAGGGCATCGCCGCGGCCGACGTGGACAGGGACGGCGTGGTCCTCGCGACGAAGGTCCACCCCTCGAACCTCGCCTACGAGGACGCGAAGCGAACGGCCGAGGAGAGTCTCGACCGGCTGGGCGTCGACAGCGTCGACCTCCTCTACGTCCACTGGCCGATGAACGCCTATGACCCCGAGGACACGCTGCGGGCGATGGACGAACTCCACGAGGAGGGACTTACCCGCCACGTCGGGCTCTCGAATTTCACGCCCGACCTGCTCGACGAGGCCCGCGGCCTGCTCGAGGCGCCGGTCGCCGCCCACCAGGTGGAGTGTCACCCGCTGCTCCCCCAAGAAGAACTCCGGGCGTACGCCCGCGAGCACGGCCACCCGCTGGTCGCGTACTGCCCGCTCGGCCGCGCGCAACTCGAGCATCCTGTCCTGGAAGAGGTCGCGGACAAGCACGGCGTCTCGACCCCGCTGGTCTCGCTTCTGTGGTGTCTCGCCCAGGACAGCGTTGTCCCGATCCCGAAGGCGACCGGCGACCACGTCCGCGAGAACTGGGAGGCACGCGACCTCGAACTCGACGACGCGGACCTGGAACGGCTCGACGCCATCGACGAGCGCCAGCGGATCATCGACCCGGAGAACGCGGCCTGGAACCGGTAG
- a CDS encoding SDR family NAD(P)-dependent oxidoreductase, whose amino-acid sequence MLENTVCLVCGGGNGIGEETAVAMADRGATVVVNDLGVDVTGGGADEEPAQETVERIEAGGGEAMAHFGDVTDVDYTRKLVADTVDEYGALHSVVNYAGVLRDRMLFNMSEAEWDTVIDVHLKGHYSLLHNVARHWRERYKEEAFDRQRSFLCVSSDSAAGRVGQGNYAAAKAGILGLMRTAARELDRYNVRVNAFWPAALTRMTDDLVDDVGEDEWGPQLTTAAPVFLASEHAEDITGNTVGLQAGELTYISDPEYERTMVRDLEAGGGWTAEGLAERWDDLTEGFDTEKSENR is encoded by the coding sequence ATGCTCGAGAACACGGTCTGTCTCGTCTGTGGCGGCGGGAACGGGATCGGCGAGGAGACGGCGGTCGCGATGGCCGACCGCGGCGCGACGGTGGTCGTCAACGACCTCGGCGTCGACGTCACCGGGGGCGGCGCCGACGAGGAACCGGCCCAGGAGACGGTCGAGCGGATCGAGGCCGGCGGCGGCGAGGCGATGGCCCACTTCGGCGACGTGACCGACGTCGACTACACCCGGAAGCTCGTCGCGGACACCGTCGACGAGTACGGCGCCCTCCACTCGGTCGTCAACTACGCCGGCGTCCTCCGGGACCGGATGCTGTTCAACATGAGCGAGGCGGAGTGGGACACCGTCATCGACGTCCACCTCAAGGGCCACTACTCGCTTCTGCACAACGTCGCCCGCCACTGGCGGGAACGGTACAAGGAGGAGGCCTTCGACCGCCAGCGCTCGTTTCTGTGTGTCTCCAGTGACTCGGCGGCCGGCCGGGTCGGGCAGGGAAACTACGCGGCCGCCAAAGCGGGTATCCTAGGGCTGATGCGGACCGCTGCGCGCGAACTCGACCGGTACAACGTCCGGGTCAACGCCTTCTGGCCCGCGGCGCTCACCCGGATGACCGACGACCTGGTCGACGACGTCGGCGAGGACGAGTGGGGGCCACAGCTCACGACCGCCGCGCCCGTCTTCCTCGCCAGCGAGCACGCCGAGGATATCACCGGCAACACCGTCGGCCTGCAGGCCGGCGAACTCACCTACATCTCCGACCCCGAGTACGAGCGGACCATGGTCAGGGACCTGGAGGCGGGCGGGGGCTGGACTGCCGAAGGGCTGGCCGAGCGGTGGGACGACCTCACAGAGGGGTTCGACACCGAGAAATCGGAGAACCGGTAA
- a CDS encoding CBS domain-containing protein, which translates to MADATVRELMTAPMMTVEADEPLSEVAWAMEQKGIKSLAVVDEDCLPVGILTSTDFIHMAAEEAVPAEATVGDYMTTGVATTTPDTPVEAVAARLLEEGFNHMPVVEEEVVGILSTTDLPQYLSSPVETAGGA; encoded by the coding sequence ATGGCCGACGCGACAGTCCGGGAGCTCATGACCGCGCCGATGATGACCGTCGAGGCCGACGAACCGCTCTCCGAGGTGGCCTGGGCCATGGAGCAGAAGGGGATCAAGTCGCTCGCGGTCGTCGACGAGGACTGCCTGCCGGTGGGCATCCTCACCTCGACGGACTTCATCCACATGGCTGCCGAAGAGGCTGTCCCGGCCGAGGCGACTGTCGGCGACTACATGACCACCGGCGTAGCGACGACGACCCCCGACACTCCGGTCGAGGCGGTCGCCGCCCGCCTGCTCGAGGAGGGGTTCAACCACATGCCCGTCGTCGAGGAGGAGGTCGTCGGTATCCTCAGCACGACTGACCTCCCCCAGTACCTCTCGTCACCGGTCGAAACCGCCGGCGGCGCGTGA
- a CDS encoding DUF502 domain-containing protein, with protein MGLTRTVKTSLVAGVALIAPLLVTVIAFQLVFGWIRGFLTPIVESIGLVSLVGIEVVAEVLALVILVLAIASLGYLAQRSAGAYVFGVVDRVIGLVPILSVVYNGVRQVSDALTRQESRFESVVLVEYPREGVYSFGFVTAETSDHASPPDEDTYNVYMPGSPNPTQGHLLFVPEEEFYPVDIKVSRAIRLLVTTGIAENREELEQLHEEVAEEVAEEDVEIRF; from the coding sequence ATGGGACTGACGAGGACGGTCAAGACGAGTCTGGTCGCCGGCGTCGCGCTCATCGCGCCGCTTCTGGTCACGGTCATCGCGTTCCAGCTCGTCTTCGGCTGGATACGCGGCTTCCTGACCCCGATCGTCGAGAGCATCGGGCTGGTGTCGCTCGTCGGGATCGAGGTCGTCGCCGAGGTCCTGGCGCTGGTCATTCTGGTGCTGGCCATCGCCAGCCTCGGCTATCTGGCCCAGCGCAGCGCCGGCGCCTACGTCTTCGGGGTCGTCGACCGGGTCATCGGGCTGGTCCCGATCCTGAGTGTCGTCTACAATGGCGTCCGGCAGGTCTCGGACGCGCTGACCCGCCAGGAGAGCCGCTTCGAGAGCGTCGTCCTCGTCGAGTATCCCCGCGAGGGGGTCTACTCCTTCGGCTTCGTCACCGCCGAGACATCCGACCACGCCTCCCCGCCCGACGAGGACACCTACAACGTCTACATGCCGGGCAGCCCGAACCCCACCCAGGGCCACCTCCTCTTCGTCCCCGAGGAGGAGTTTTACCCCGTCGACATCAAGGTCTCCCGGGCGATCCGTCTGCTCGTCACCACCGGCATCGCCGAGAACCGGGAGGAGCTGGAACAGCTCCACGAGGAAGTCGCCGAGGAGGTCGCAGAAGAGGACGTCGAGATACGGTTCTGA
- a CDS encoding LysE family translocator, translated as MVFETVTTLAAGAVFGLALAAPPGPMNAVIAEESVVHGWRAGFTAGLGAMTADAAFFLLSLAGAVAVVDRVPLLRAGMVGVGGLLMLYFAYGAARDVTATLAPEESTGRSAGFRKALVLALTNPYQVVFWLTVGVGLLRPGTVDVLAQTPYVGDALSGLLVVRTGSPALLVGLFAGILVWIVGFPALLVAGKRRVDRATPIVAGVSAAVLAGFGVAFLWDAAGTLL; from the coding sequence ATGGTCTTCGAGACGGTCACGACGCTCGCCGCCGGCGCCGTCTTCGGCCTCGCGCTCGCGGCCCCGCCGGGCCCGATGAACGCCGTCATCGCCGAGGAGAGCGTTGTCCACGGCTGGCGGGCCGGCTTCACCGCCGGGCTGGGCGCGATGACCGCCGACGCCGCCTTCTTCCTGCTCTCGCTGGCCGGCGCGGTGGCCGTCGTCGACCGGGTCCCCCTCCTGCGGGCGGGGATGGTCGGGGTCGGCGGCCTCCTGATGCTCTATTTCGCGTACGGCGCCGCCCGCGACGTGACGGCCACGCTTGCCCCCGAGGAGTCGACGGGGAGAAGTGCCGGCTTCCGGAAGGCGCTGGTGCTCGCGCTGACCAACCCCTACCAGGTCGTCTTCTGGCTCACAGTCGGCGTCGGCCTCCTCCGGCCGGGGACCGTCGACGTGCTCGCACAGACCCCTTACGTCGGCGACGCGCTTTCGGGCCTGCTGGTCGTCCGGACCGGGAGCCCGGCGCTGCTGGTGGGCCTCTTTGCCGGGATCCTCGTCTGGATCGTCGGCTTCCCCGCGCTGCTGGTGGCCGGGAAACGGCGCGTCGACCGGGCGACGCCCATCGTCGCCGGCGTGAGCGCGGCCGTGCTGGCGGGCTTCGGCGTCGCCTTCCTCTGGGACGCCGCGGGGACGCTGCTGTAG
- a CDS encoding GNAT family N-acetyltransferase → MEVRTARPGDRPSIRDVARRSMQASYSLDPKTIVGAIEEWYDESRLMDVLEDDGKLLLVAEHRDQVVGFADSVVTGEGTAELLWLHVDPDYRSEDYGQQLFEATRDRLAERGAATLRGRVLADNADGNAFYERQGFVKVGETEVEIDGTPHVENVYAEDEQVRLEPVEDDGRTVYVDHEDQERGSVAPFDVVYTSEDGEDLYGYWCSNCESLSNAMDPMGRIQCDACGNARKPTRWDSAYM, encoded by the coding sequence ATGGAGGTCCGCACCGCGAGGCCGGGAGACAGACCCTCGATCCGGGACGTCGCGCGGCGGTCGATGCAGGCGTCGTACTCGCTCGACCCCAAGACGATCGTCGGGGCCATCGAGGAGTGGTACGACGAGAGTCGGCTGATGGACGTTTTGGAGGACGACGGGAAGCTGTTGCTGGTGGCCGAACACCGCGACCAGGTCGTCGGGTTCGCCGACAGCGTCGTCACGGGCGAGGGGACAGCCGAACTGCTGTGGCTCCACGTCGACCCGGACTACCGCAGCGAGGACTACGGCCAGCAGCTGTTCGAGGCGACCCGCGACCGGCTGGCCGAACGCGGCGCCGCCACGCTCCGGGGGCGCGTGCTCGCCGACAACGCCGACGGGAACGCCTTCTACGAGCGCCAGGGGTTCGTGAAGGTCGGCGAGACCGAGGTGGAGATCGACGGCACCCCGCACGTCGAGAACGTCTACGCCGAGGACGAGCAGGTCCGCCTCGAGCCCGTCGAGGACGACGGGCGGACGGTCTACGTCGACCACGAGGACCAGGAGCGGGGGTCAGTGGCGCCGTTCGACGTCGTCTACACCAGCGAGGACGGGGAGGACCTCTACGGCTACTGGTGTTCGAACTGCGAGAGCCTCTCGAACGCGATGGACCCGATGGGGCGGATCCAGTGTGACGCCTGTGGCAACGCCCGCAAGCCCACGCGGTGGGACTCCGCGTACATGTAA
- a CDS encoding penicillin acylase family protein, translated as MDYETTRRAVLGALVAGGTGAVALSPAGGLLERFAPFSGRAWDAAERVPSTVESPYGPATITYDDYHVPHVEADTEEAAYFAVGYAQAADRLFEMDLVRRRMRGTLAEVAGEQVVDSDVFNVRMDFLGAAEASAEAIAGTDTERMTEAFADGVNAYIDEGSLPLEFGLLGYEPREWSVVASLLVGAQVSWGLTGSFRTLQRALLRERLDADTYRQRYPARLDHGYPILRPDRVGGEVHGVAGRGVEAASADARVGKAVDADFADWLGRFEPPPYLGSNSWLVAGEHTASGSPIVANDMHLTLMAPPVWYEQRVSAGEVDVRGVAFPGVPFVVAGENDHGAWGFTNTGADVVDLYTYETDDARERYRYQGEWREFDTETRTVEVAGGENREVTVKKTVHGAFLDREVDGDARHVGVAWTGMSGTRESQAIHEFSRSTGREDVLESLELFDAPTQNFVYADREGRTLYWATGKIPIRRVDGEVVRGDRVFDGSAGEAEWEGFEPFGQSSWEGFVPFEDKPGVVQPSYVGTANQRLVDDPVYPIGQEYASGFRGTRIYEELDAAVEEGRAIDREFMQGLQRDTVDVRARTLVPAILDARDRMPDAADPYLDAMADWDYRLDRDSTAALVFRFFYEFFREETWRDDYEDVGLDSSYWPQEWVLVTLPPDDEAFGGDRAGVLARAMERAVERVDSEGWETYGDYNRTVIDHPFGGQVGALNYPRYPTDGGSFTVMNFRKEGGAGSSQRTVYPMDGETVTVLPGGNDGSYFSEHYDDQLRLWADGEYRPAPRAVDGDPDITVEGRRGGAGG; from the coding sequence ATGGACTACGAGACGACACGGCGGGCCGTCCTGGGCGCGCTGGTCGCCGGCGGGACGGGCGCGGTTGCGCTCTCGCCGGCCGGCGGCCTCCTCGAACGGTTCGCGCCGTTCAGCGGGCGAGCCTGGGACGCCGCCGAGCGGGTCCCCTCCACGGTCGAGAGCCCGTACGGCCCGGCCACGATAACGTACGACGACTACCACGTCCCTCACGTCGAGGCTGACACCGAGGAGGCGGCCTACTTCGCGGTCGGCTACGCGCAGGCCGCCGACCGGCTGTTCGAGATGGACCTGGTCCGCCGGCGGATGCGCGGGACCCTCGCCGAGGTCGCCGGCGAGCAGGTCGTCGACTCCGACGTTTTTAATGTGCGGATGGACTTCCTCGGTGCCGCCGAGGCCTCCGCGGAGGCCATCGCGGGGACCGACACCGAGCGGATGACCGAGGCCTTCGCCGACGGTGTCAACGCCTACATCGACGAGGGGTCGCTGCCCCTGGAGTTCGGATTGTTGGGCTACGAGCCCCGGGAGTGGTCGGTCGTCGCCTCACTTCTGGTAGGCGCGCAGGTCTCGTGGGGCCTGACGGGCAGTTTCCGGACGCTCCAGCGGGCGCTGCTCCGCGAGCGGCTCGACGCCGACACCTACCGGCAGCGCTACCCCGCCCGGCTGGACCACGGCTACCCGATCCTCCGCCCCGACCGGGTCGGCGGGGAGGTCCACGGCGTCGCCGGCCGGGGCGTCGAAGCAGCGAGCGCGGACGCCCGCGTCGGGAAGGCCGTGGACGCCGACTTCGCCGATTGGCTCGGGCGGTTCGAACCGCCGCCGTATCTGGGCTCGAACAGCTGGCTCGTCGCCGGCGAGCACACCGCCAGCGGCAGCCCGATCGTCGCAAACGACATGCACCTGACGCTGATGGCGCCGCCGGTCTGGTACGAGCAGCGGGTCAGCGCCGGCGAGGTGGACGTCCGCGGCGTCGCCTTCCCCGGGGTGCCCTTCGTCGTCGCCGGCGAGAACGACCACGGCGCCTGGGGGTTCACCAACACTGGTGCGGACGTCGTGGACCTGTACACCTACGAGACCGACGACGCCCGCGAGCGCTACCGCTATCAGGGCGAGTGGCGCGAGTTCGACACTGAGACCCGCACTGTGGAGGTCGCGGGCGGCGAGAACCGCGAGGTGACGGTCAAAAAGACCGTCCACGGGGCCTTCCTCGACCGGGAGGTTGACGGCGACGCACGGCACGTCGGTGTCGCCTGGACCGGCATGTCCGGCACCCGCGAGTCACAGGCGATCCACGAGTTCAGCCGCAGCACCGGCCGCGAGGACGTCCTGGAATCCCTGGAGCTGTTCGACGCCCCGACCCAGAACTTCGTCTACGCCGACCGCGAGGGCAGGACGCTCTACTGGGCGACCGGGAAGATCCCGATACGGCGGGTCGACGGCGAGGTCGTCCGCGGGGACCGCGTCTTCGACGGCTCCGCCGGCGAGGCCGAGTGGGAGGGCTTCGAACCGTTCGGGCAGTCCTCCTGGGAGGGATTCGTCCCCTTCGAGGACAAGCCCGGCGTCGTCCAGCCCAGCTACGTCGGGACCGCGAACCAGCGGCTGGTCGACGACCCGGTCTACCCGATCGGCCAGGAGTACGCCTCGGGCTTCCGGGGCACCCGGATCTACGAGGAACTCGACGCCGCCGTCGAGGAGGGGAGAGCCATCGACCGCGAGTTCATGCAGGGGTTGCAGCGCGACACCGTCGACGTCAGGGCGCGAACGCTGGTGCCCGCCATCCTCGACGCCCGCGACCGGATGCCCGACGCGGCCGACCCGTACCTGGATGCCATGGCCGACTGGGACTACCGGCTCGACCGCGACTCGACGGCCGCGCTGGTCTTTCGCTTTTTCTACGAGTTCTTCCGCGAGGAGACCTGGCGCGACGACTACGAGGACGTGGGGCTGGACAGCTCCTACTGGCCCCAGGAGTGGGTACTGGTCACGCTCCCGCCCGACGACGAGGCCTTCGGCGGCGACCGGGCGGGGGTGCTCGCCCGCGCGATGGAGCGGGCCGTCGAGCGCGTCGACTCCGAGGGCTGGGAGACCTACGGCGACTACAACCGGACGGTCATCGACCACCCCTTCGGCGGCCAGGTCGGGGCGCTGAACTACCCACGCTACCCCACCGATGGCGGCTCCTTCACCGTGATGAACTTCCGGAAGGAGGGCGGCGCGGGCAGCAGCCAGCGGACCGTCTACCCGATGGACGGCGAGACCGTGACGGTCCTTCCGGGGGGGAACGACGGCTCCTATTTCTCCGAGCACTACGACGACCAGCTCCGGCTGTGGGCCGACGGGGAGTACCGACCGGCTCCGCGGGCCGTCGACGGCGACCCCGACATCACCGTCGAAGGACGGCGCGGGGGGGCTGGCGGATGA
- a CDS encoding HD domain-containing protein, with the protein MGVEIQESPVSEEEFAAMEEFVRDYLTASVESEEEGGRMRWYPWHSAEYRFNHIRNVVELSAEIAEAEGANTDVTRVAALFHDIAKLEVEQDVHAEEGARIAREYLTTHCDYPDSFVDQVCDAVRDHSYQGDLTRLPLETQCLIEADVLDKVGANGAALMMLRMGYESRTHMDAAEMVGRVLERGEDAKERIESQTAYDIAHRRLKRVVWFREWLDDEVAEVDLE; encoded by the coding sequence GTGGGTGTTGAGATCCAGGAATCGCCGGTCTCCGAGGAGGAGTTCGCGGCGATGGAGGAGTTCGTCCGGGATTACCTCACTGCCAGCGTCGAGAGCGAGGAGGAGGGCGGCCGGATGCGGTGGTACCCCTGGCACTCCGCGGAGTACCGGTTCAACCACATCCGGAACGTGGTCGAACTCTCGGCGGAGATCGCCGAGGCCGAGGGGGCGAACACCGACGTCACCCGCGTCGCCGCCCTCTTTCACGACATCGCCAAGCTGGAGGTCGAGCAGGACGTCCACGCCGAGGAGGGTGCCCGGATCGCCCGGGAGTACCTCACCACGCACTGCGACTATCCGGACTCGTTCGTCGACCAGGTGTGTGACGCCGTCCGGGACCACTCCTACCAGGGCGACCTGACGAGGCTCCCGCTCGAGACCCAGTGTCTCATCGAGGCCGACGTCCTCGACAAGGTCGGGGCAAACGGCGCGGCGCTGATGATGTTGCGGATGGGCTACGAGTCCCGCACGCACATGGACGCCGCCGAGATGGTCGGCCGGGTGCTCGAGCGCGGCGAGGACGCGAAGGAACGCATCGAGAGTCAGACCGCCTACGACATCGCCCACCGGCGGCTGAAGCGCGTGGTCTGGTTCCGCGAGTGGCTCGACGACGAGGTCGCCGAGGTCGACCTGGAGTAG
- a CDS encoding transposase, with product MKNCPNCGERLYRSAPDNAEYGTAVVDGRTYPDKCPECGYDLD from the coding sequence ATGAAGAACTGTCCGAACTGCGGCGAGCGCCTGTACCGGAGTGCGCCGGACAACGCCGAGTACGGGACGGCCGTCGTCGACGGCCGCACCTACCCCGACAAGTGTCCCGAGTGCGGGTACGACCTGGACTGA
- a CDS encoding metal-dependent hydrolase, with protein MFVGHGLVAFAVVASLAAGRLPRERALLAGVLAGAFATAPDVDMLFAVLGAADAASAAGAAESFWAATDTLHRSVTHSLVVGAVAAAGLGAWRARARRLALAGALAGAGGLVGTVWLTGGPLTAAMLGVFLAAGLGVALVAERLGFGPRAVAGLAAVGFLSHPFGDLLAGGPPDLLYPLGWQLLTERVALSPDPTVHLLAAFFVELAVIWLALVVFLRLRGRGVRSVVRPRAALGVAYAVAVLAVPAPTVEVASPFVVSVLAVGLVGVPVTRRPRPLPAVATGLTAVTLAALAYATVYALV; from the coding sequence ATGTTCGTCGGGCACGGACTGGTGGCCTTTGCGGTCGTCGCCAGCCTCGCCGCCGGCCGCCTGCCCCGCGAGCGGGCGCTGCTGGCGGGCGTGCTGGCGGGCGCGTTCGCGACCGCCCCCGACGTCGACATGCTCTTTGCGGTGCTCGGCGCGGCCGACGCGGCGAGTGCGGCGGGTGCCGCGGAGTCGTTCTGGGCGGCCACCGACACCCTCCACCGCTCGGTGACTCACTCGCTGGTCGTCGGGGCGGTCGCGGCCGCCGGGCTCGGCGCCTGGCGCGCTCGCGCCCGTCGGCTGGCGCTCGCCGGCGCCCTCGCGGGGGCCGGGGGGCTCGTCGGCACGGTCTGGCTGACCGGCGGGCCGCTCACCGCGGCGATGCTCGGGGTGTTTCTCGCCGCCGGCCTGGGCGTGGCGCTGGTCGCCGAGCGACTCGGCTTCGGGCCGCGGGCGGTCGCCGGGCTCGCCGCGGTCGGCTTTCTCTCCCATCCCTTCGGTGACCTGCTGGCTGGCGGGCCGCCCGACCTGCTGTACCCGCTGGGGTGGCAACTGTTGACCGAGCGGGTGGCCCTGTCGCCGGACCCGACGGTCCACCTGCTGGCCGCCTTCTTCGTCGAGCTGGCGGTCATCTGGCTGGCGCTGGTGGTCTTTCTCCGGCTGCGCGGGCGCGGGGTCCGGTCGGTCGTGAGACCCCGGGCGGCGCTGGGTGTCGCCTACGCGGTGGCCGTGCTCGCGGTGCCGGCTCCGACCGTCGAGGTCGCCTCCCCCTTCGTCGTCAGCGTGCTCGCGGTCGGGCTGGTGGGCGTGCCGGTCACCCGGCGCCCCCGGCCGCTCCCGGCAGTCGCGACGGGACTGACCGCGGTCACGCTGGCGGCCCTCGCGTACGCGACCGTCTACGCGCTGGTGTGA
- a CDS encoding aldehyde dehydrogenase family protein, translating to MAQSATPGFGIDADWSEMYVGGEWVPAGDRGTISVENPATGEVVHEVPAGTAADVDDAFQAAAAAQEAWADRPPQDRAEVVQNAMALLDQHADALTELMVAESGSTVLKAALEVEEATMGMLAESASFPMRSQGSTSESTTPGKRNEVTREPAGVVGVISPWNFPLHLAVRSVAPALALGNAVVLKPDENTPAVGGLAVARLFEAAGLPGGLLNVVTGRGEPAGERVAANPELDVLSFTGSTEVGRHVGGLAAENLARPALELGGNAPFVVLDDADIDEAIDAGVFGSFVHQGQVCIAISRHIVHESLYDEYVERLAERAAALPVGDPSNPENALGPVINQSQRDRMMDFLERSVEAGATIEAGGDYEDLFVEPTVVSGVTNDIGLGCNEQFGPVAPVIEAESNEEAVKIANDTDKGLSAAVFGEQGHARRVADRIEAGMVHVNDMSVNEEPHTPFGGVNDSGLGRYNGEWIIEEFTETKWISVQEEPREYPF from the coding sequence ATGGCACAATCAGCCACACCGGGATTCGGGATCGACGCGGACTGGTCGGAGATGTACGTCGGCGGGGAGTGGGTACCGGCGGGCGACCGGGGGACGATCTCCGTCGAGAACCCGGCGACGGGCGAGGTTGTCCACGAGGTGCCGGCAGGGACGGCGGCCGACGTCGACGACGCCTTCCAGGCGGCCGCGGCCGCACAGGAGGCCTGGGCAGACAGACCGCCCCAGGACCGCGCCGAGGTGGTCCAGAACGCGATGGCGCTGCTGGACCAGCACGCCGACGCGCTGACGGAGCTGATGGTCGCCGAGTCGGGCTCGACGGTACTGAAAGCCGCCCTCGAGGTCGAGGAGGCGACGATGGGAATGCTGGCGGAGTCGGCCAGCTTCCCGATGCGCTCGCAGGGGTCGACCTCGGAGTCGACGACGCCGGGCAAGCGAAACGAGGTCACCCGCGAGCCGGCTGGCGTCGTCGGCGTGATCTCGCCGTGGAACTTCCCGCTACACCTGGCGGTCCGGTCGGTCGCGCCGGCGCTCGCACTGGGGAACGCGGTCGTGCTCAAGCCCGACGAGAACACCCCAGCCGTCGGCGGGCTGGCGGTCGCCCGGCTGTTCGAGGCCGCCGGGCTCCCCGGCGGCCTGCTGAACGTCGTCACCGGGCGCGGGGAGCCGGCCGGCGAGCGGGTCGCCGCGAACCCCGAACTGGACGTGCTCTCCTTTACCGGCTCGACGGAGGTCGGCCGCCACGTGGGCGGGCTGGCCGCGGAGAATCTCGCCCGGCCGGCGCTCGAACTCGGCGGGAACGCCCCGTTCGTCGTGCTCGACGACGCCGACATCGACGAGGCCATCGACGCCGGCGTCTTCGGCTCCTTCGTCCACCAGGGCCAGGTCTGTATCGCCATCTCCCGGCACATCGTCCACGAGTCGCTGTACGACGAGTACGTCGAGCGGCTGGCCGAGCGGGCCGCGGCACTGCCGGTGGGTGACCCGTCGAACCCCGAGAACGCGCTCGGCCCGGTGATCAACCAGTCACAGCGCGACCGGATGATGGACTTTCTGGAGCGGTCGGTCGAGGCCGGTGCGACCATCGAGGCCGGCGGCGACTACGAGGACCTGTTCGTCGAGCCCACGGTCGTCTCGGGCGTGACGAACGACATCGGGCTCGGCTGTAACGAGCAGTTCGGCCCCGTCGCACCCGTGATCGAGGCAGAGAGTAACGAGGAGGCCGTCAAGATCGCCAACGACACCGACAAGGGACTCTCGGCGGCGGTCTTTGGCGAGCAGGGCCACGCCCGCAGGGTCGCCGACCGGATCGAGGCCGGGATGGTCCACGTCAACGACATGTCGGTCAACGAGGAACCGCACACCCCCTTCGGCGGCGTGAACGACTCCGGGCTGGGCCGGTACAACGGCGAGTGGATCATCGAGGAGTTCACCGAAACCAAGTGGATCTCCGTCCAGGAAGAGCCCCGCGAGTACCCGTTCTGA
- a CDS encoding metallophosphoesterase family protein produces the protein MASVAVLSDTHTYHDLRETVPGWVRAEVEAADYTVHAGDFVTPTALEFFRDLAADLVAVRGNADVGVDLPEVATLTVEGVRLVVTHPPDVDDASLDRAAYDRGVLAAVESAGNGRPAGDGQPVVAVAGHTHRVIDEAVGGVRLLNPGSATGALPAERPTMLRLHVSGGEVDVTVLDPESEGSDPEE, from the coding sequence ATGGCCAGCGTCGCAGTCCTCAGCGACACGCACACCTACCACGACCTCCGGGAGACCGTCCCCGGCTGGGTCCGGGCGGAGGTCGAGGCGGCCGACTACACCGTCCACGCCGGCGACTTCGTGACCCCGACCGCCCTCGAGTTCTTCCGCGACCTCGCGGCCGACCTCGTCGCCGTCCGCGGCAACGCCGACGTCGGGGTCGACCTGCCCGAGGTGGCGACGCTGACAGTGGAGGGCGTCCGCCTGGTCGTGACCCACCCGCCGGACGTCGACGACGCCTCGCTGGACCGGGCGGCCTACGACCGCGGGGTCCTGGCGGCCGTCGAGTCCGCCGGGAACGGGAGGCCGGCGGGCGACGGGCAGCCCGTCGTCGCGGTCGCCGGCCACACCCACCGCGTCATCGACGAGGCCGTCGGCGGGGTTCGCCTGCTCAACCCCGGCAGCGCGACCGGCGCACTCCCCGCGGAGCGACCGACGATGCTCCGCCTCCACGTTTCGGGGGGAGAGGTCGACGTGACCGTGCTGGACCCGGAGAGCGAGGGGAGCGACCCGGAGGAGTGA